One genomic window of Paenisporosarcina antarctica includes the following:
- the secG gene encoding preprotein translocase subunit SecG: MHALLLTLLVINSLALIVVVLLQSGKSAGLSGAISGGAEQLFGKQKARGIDLVLHRITIVLAVLFFILAIAVTKL; encoded by the coding sequence ATGCATGCGTTGTTATTGACTTTACTAGTCATCAATTCGTTAGCATTAATCGTTGTTGTGTTGTTACAATCAGGGAAAAGTGCAGGTTTATCAGGTGCCATCTCTGGCGGAGCTGAGCAACTTTTCGGGAAGCAAAAAGCAAGAGGAATTGATCTTGTCTTACACCGAATAACGATTGTATTAGCTGTATTATTTTTTATTTTGGCAATTGCCGTAACGAAATTATAA
- a CDS encoding alpha/beta hydrolase, which translates to MRIAQPKPFFFEAGKRAVLLLHGFTGNSSDVRMLGRFLEKNGYTSLAPHYKGHGVPPEELILTGPTDWWQDVISGYDQLKAAGYEEIAVAGLSLGGVFSLKLGYTFPIKGIVTMCAPMSMKTTELMYEGVLKYARDYKRFEGKDASLIEEEVEVLQESSMESLPDLRSLVYDVRENVDHIYAPLFVVQGRQDSVIDTNSANIIYDEAESFEKEIKWYEKSGHVITLDLEKEQLHEDILGFLQSLEWQE; encoded by the coding sequence ATGCGAATCGCGCAACCCAAACCGTTCTTTTTTGAAGCGGGTAAAAGAGCTGTATTATTACTACATGGATTTACAGGAAATTCGTCAGATGTGCGTATGCTTGGTCGTTTTTTAGAGAAAAATGGCTATACTAGTCTGGCACCTCACTATAAAGGACATGGTGTACCGCCTGAAGAATTAATTTTAACAGGACCTACCGATTGGTGGCAGGACGTTATAAGTGGCTATGACCAATTAAAAGCAGCTGGCTATGAAGAAATTGCTGTTGCTGGATTATCATTAGGTGGTGTTTTTTCATTGAAATTAGGGTATACCTTTCCTATAAAAGGAATTGTGACAATGTGTGCTCCTATGTCTATGAAAACAACAGAACTTATGTATGAAGGAGTTTTAAAATATGCAAGAGATTATAAGCGCTTTGAAGGAAAAGACGCATCTCTTATCGAAGAAGAAGTAGAAGTTCTTCAAGAGAGTTCGATGGAGTCTCTACCTGATTTACGAAGCCTTGTGTATGACGTTCGTGAAAATGTGGATCATATATACGCGCCACTATTTGTTGTTCAAGGACGTCAAGATAGCGTGATTGATACAAACTCAGCCAATATCATTTATGATGAGGCAGAATCATTTGAAAAGGAAATCAAATGGTATGAAAAATCAGGCCATGTGATTACGCTTGATCTTGAAAAAGAACAATTACATGAGGATATACTAGGATTTTTACAGTCATTAGAGTGGCAGGAGTAA
- the rnr gene encoding ribonuclease R: MEQNLQQRLLDFMREEDYRPLTVQEFESQFGFENADEFKELVKTLVRLEEKGYVIRSKSNRYGVPERMNLLRGKFIGHARGFGFVAPDEEGMGDIFIPPTEVNGTMNGDIVLVRVSSNSSGDRREGSITKIVERGISKVVGQFQDNKGFGFVLPDDKKISMDIFIAKEDTLGATDGHKVIVEITGWPEGRNSATGMVTQILGHKNDPGVDILSIIHKHGIETDFSQQVLDQANTVPDEIAKSDLEGRRDLRNEVIVTIDGADAKDLDDAVTVTKNADGTYKLGVHIADVSHYVTEGSPMDTEAYDRATSVYLTDRVIPMIPHRLSNGICSLNPQVDRLTLSCEMVINGSGTVVSHEIFQSVIKTKERMTYTDVYKIVEEKDEALLERYSDLVPMFDLMVELAAVLREKRANRGAIDFDFKESKILVNEEGWPTDVVIRERTVAERLIEEFMLAANETVAEHFHWMDVPFIYRIHEDPKPEKLQRFFGFLTNFGIVVKGAGNEIHPRALQEIVESIAGLPEEPVISTMMLRSLQQARYYSESLGHFGLSTDYYTHFTSPIRRYPDLIVHRLIRTYLINKDVSKPTIAHWEAIMTEIADHTSERERRAVEAERDTESLKKAQFMVDKIGEEFEGIVSSITNFGMFIELPNTIEGLVHVSNMTDDYYRFDDRQMMMLGERAGKQFRIGDEVTVRVTSVKPEESAIDFEIVGMNKSFPRTRKEAPKVIQAKRKEGSGNRSSDNSSKPGQKKEVKQKKKYFEGIAKKQQGQGRKRKKK; this comes from the coding sequence ATGGAACAAAATTTACAACAGCGTTTACTGGATTTCATGCGTGAAGAGGACTATAGACCTTTGACTGTACAAGAGTTTGAGAGTCAATTTGGATTTGAAAATGCGGATGAATTTAAAGAATTAGTTAAGACACTCGTCCGTCTAGAAGAAAAAGGATACGTAATTCGTTCAAAATCAAATCGTTATGGTGTTCCTGAAAGAATGAATCTACTAAGAGGTAAATTTATTGGACATGCTAGAGGGTTTGGGTTTGTTGCACCTGATGAAGAAGGTATGGGGGACATTTTTATTCCACCTACTGAAGTTAACGGGACAATGAACGGAGATATCGTCCTTGTGCGTGTCTCTAGTAATAGTTCTGGAGACCGACGTGAAGGCTCTATTACCAAAATTGTAGAACGAGGCATATCAAAAGTAGTGGGTCAATTCCAAGACAATAAAGGATTTGGTTTTGTTCTTCCTGATGATAAAAAAATATCAATGGATATTTTTATCGCAAAAGAAGACACACTTGGTGCGACTGATGGACATAAAGTAATAGTTGAAATTACGGGATGGCCAGAAGGTCGTAATTCTGCAACTGGTATGGTGACACAAATTCTAGGACATAAAAATGATCCTGGTGTTGATATTTTATCTATTATTCATAAACATGGTATTGAAACCGACTTTTCACAACAAGTTTTAGATCAAGCCAATACAGTACCGGATGAAATTGCAAAATCTGATTTAGAAGGTCGACGTGACCTTCGAAATGAAGTCATAGTAACAATTGATGGCGCAGATGCAAAAGACTTAGATGACGCGGTTACAGTAACCAAGAATGCAGATGGTACCTACAAACTAGGAGTTCATATAGCTGACGTAAGTCATTATGTTACCGAAGGTTCACCTATGGATACAGAAGCATATGACCGGGCGACAAGTGTCTACTTAACGGACCGAGTTATTCCTATGATTCCACACCGTTTATCAAACGGTATTTGTTCATTGAATCCACAAGTAGACCGCTTAACTTTGTCTTGTGAAATGGTGATTAATGGTAGCGGAACAGTGGTCTCACACGAAATTTTCCAAAGTGTTATTAAAACAAAAGAACGAATGACATATACAGATGTCTACAAGATTGTAGAAGAAAAAGATGAAGCTTTACTTGAGAGATACAGTGATTTAGTACCGATGTTTGACCTAATGGTGGAACTTGCTGCTGTTTTACGAGAAAAACGTGCAAATCGTGGAGCAATTGATTTTGACTTTAAAGAATCAAAAATTCTTGTTAACGAAGAAGGTTGGCCGACAGATGTTGTCATTAGAGAACGAACTGTAGCTGAGCGTTTAATAGAGGAGTTTATGTTAGCTGCAAATGAAACTGTAGCAGAACATTTTCACTGGATGGACGTGCCGTTTATTTACCGTATTCATGAAGATCCAAAACCTGAGAAACTTCAGCGATTCTTTGGATTCTTAACGAACTTTGGTATTGTTGTAAAAGGGGCTGGTAATGAAATACACCCGCGTGCTTTACAAGAAATTGTAGAGTCTATTGCAGGATTACCTGAAGAGCCTGTTATCTCAACTATGATGCTTCGTTCATTGCAGCAAGCGCGTTATTACTCTGAGAGTCTCGGTCATTTTGGTTTATCAACCGATTATTACACACACTTTACATCACCGATTCGACGTTATCCAGATTTAATTGTGCACCGTTTAATACGCACATATTTAATTAATAAAGATGTATCAAAACCGACCATCGCCCATTGGGAAGCGATTATGACTGAAATTGCGGACCATACTTCTGAACGTGAACGTCGTGCAGTTGAAGCGGAGCGAGATACAGAATCATTGAAAAAAGCACAATTTATGGTTGATAAAATTGGTGAAGAGTTTGAAGGGATTGTAAGTTCAATCACAAATTTTGGTATGTTTATTGAGCTTCCAAACACCATTGAAGGCCTTGTCCATGTGAGTAATATGACAGATGATTATTATCGATTTGATGATCGTCAAATGATGATGCTAGGAGAACGAGCAGGCAAACAGTTCCGCATCGGAGATGAAGTAACAGTTCGTGTTACGTCTGTTAAACCGGAAGAGTCTGCGATTGATTTTGAAATCGTAGGAATGAATAAATCATTCCCACGTACACGCAAGGAAGCACCAAAAGTGATTCAAGCAAAACGTAAAGAAGGTTCTGGGAATCGTTCATCTGATAATTCTTCAAAACCTGGTCAGAAAAAAGAAGTAAAACAAAAGAAAAAATATTTCGAAGGCATTGCCAAAAAACAACAAGGTCAAGGTCGTAAAAGAAAGAAAAAGTAA
- a CDS encoding polysaccharide biosynthesis tyrosine autokinase produces MNRTMEIRDFINLFRKKKKIILLVTLNIMLIGGFASFAIPTKFEAKTDVLVNFTTTNIVSSGEIDANLRLIETYKYLMKSNRILNKVNNSLKEAYKKDELNQMVKIESNINSQILTILVEEKTPEKAVALVNAIATTFKEEIKTLMNLENVHILSEATVGQDTKVIKPVTTLFFIISAIIGFLVSYIFVLIQEMFYTIIDSPEKAEKALGIPVIGMIPSGEGKLIYELESNDVFTEIFRSLRANLLYLLSKQQAKTLLVTSAESGDGKSYVSANLSIVFAMDQKKTVYVDADLRRANGRKLFQLPKRIGITSYVTGLYNLQDIIQPTEVPNLYFISAGPVPPNPAELISSEKFTQLIEELKKQFDIIIIDTPPMLVADTLHISTNVDGCLYVVNAETSKLEQSIHSIEQLKKVQAPLIGSILNKSKQSIRSNSYYN; encoded by the coding sequence ATGAATAGAACTATGGAAATTCGTGATTTTATTAACTTATTTAGAAAGAAGAAGAAAATCATTTTACTGGTTACTTTAAATATAATGCTTATTGGAGGCTTTGCGAGTTTTGCGATACCTACAAAGTTTGAAGCGAAAACAGATGTACTTGTAAATTTCACTACTACAAATATTGTGTCGAGTGGAGAGATTGATGCAAATTTACGCCTTATTGAAACATATAAATATTTGATGAAAAGTAATCGGATATTAAATAAAGTAAACAATTCACTTAAGGAAGCGTATAAAAAAGATGAACTAAATCAAATGGTGAAAATCGAATCAAACATAAATTCACAAATTTTAACCATTTTGGTTGAAGAAAAAACACCGGAAAAAGCAGTGGCATTAGTAAATGCCATTGCCACTACTTTTAAGGAAGAAATAAAAACGCTTATGAACTTAGAAAATGTTCATATATTAAGTGAAGCAACTGTAGGTCAAGATACAAAAGTAATTAAGCCGGTTACAACATTATTTTTTATCATTTCTGCAATTATCGGATTTTTGGTAAGTTATATTTTCGTTCTAATCCAAGAAATGTTTTATACAATAATTGACTCTCCCGAAAAAGCTGAAAAAGCACTTGGCATACCTGTAATCGGTATGATTCCTTCTGGAGAAGGAAAACTTATATATGAATTAGAATCGAATGATGTTTTTACAGAAATATTTCGTTCGCTTCGAGCAAATTTACTTTATTTACTTTCAAAACAACAAGCGAAAACACTACTTGTGACGAGTGCGGAATCTGGCGACGGTAAATCTTACGTGAGCGCAAACTTAAGCATTGTATTTGCGATGGATCAGAAAAAAACAGTTTATGTTGATGCTGATTTACGAAGAGCAAATGGGCGTAAACTGTTTCAATTACCAAAACGTATAGGTATTACCTCATATGTGACAGGCTTGTACAATTTGCAAGATATCATTCAACCCACTGAAGTGCCTAACCTTTACTTTATTAGTGCAGGTCCAGTTCCTCCAAATCCAGCAGAGCTAATTTCTTCAGAGAAATTCACTCAACTTATAGAAGAATTAAAGAAACAGTTTGACATAATTATAATTGATACACCCCCCATGCTTGTTGCCGATACACTTCATATATCGACAAATGTAGACGGGTGTTTGTATGTAGTGAATGCGGAGACTTCTAAACTCGAACAGTCTATTCATTCAATTGAACAGTTAAAAAAAGTTCAAGCACCACTAATTGGTTCAATTCTCAATAAATCAAAACAGTCAATTCGTTCTAATTCTTACTACAATTAA
- the eno gene encoding phosphopyruvate hydratase, with the protein MSIITQIQAREVLDSRGNPTVEVEVFTESGAFGRAMVPSGASTGEHEAVELRDGDKGRYFGKGVLKAVENVNEAIADELEEKYSVLDQVSIDQAMIELDGTDNKGNLGANAILGVSMAVAHAAADFLDIPLYQYLGGFNAKQLPVPMMNIINGGAHADNNVDIQEFMVMPVGAESFRHALQMGAEIFHSLKSVLKEKGLNTAVGDEGGFAPNLASNEEAITTILTAIENAGYKAGEEIFIAMDAASSEFFNKEDGKYHLVGEGVVKSSEEMVNWYTELCDKYPIISIEDGLDENDWAGHKLLTERLGDRVQLVGDDLFVTNTTKLSKGIKEGVGNSILIKVNQIGTLTETFDAIEMAKRAGYTTVISHRSGETEDVTIADIAVATNAGQIKTGAPSRSDRVAKYNQLLRIEDQLFDTSKYLGLKTFYNLKK; encoded by the coding sequence ATGTCAATTATTACACAAATACAAGCTCGTGAAGTATTAGATTCTCGCGGAAATCCAACAGTTGAAGTCGAAGTATTTACAGAAAGTGGCGCATTTGGTCGTGCAATGGTACCTTCTGGTGCTTCCACTGGAGAACATGAAGCCGTAGAGCTACGTGATGGTGACAAAGGACGTTACTTTGGTAAAGGTGTGTTAAAAGCTGTTGAAAATGTAAATGAAGCAATTGCAGATGAACTTGAAGAAAAATATTCGGTTCTAGATCAAGTATCCATTGATCAAGCTATGATTGAACTAGATGGTACAGATAATAAAGGTAACCTAGGTGCAAATGCTATTCTTGGTGTCTCAATGGCAGTTGCTCATGCAGCAGCAGACTTCTTGGACATTCCATTATACCAATACTTAGGTGGATTCAATGCAAAACAATTACCAGTTCCAATGATGAACATCATAAATGGTGGAGCACATGCAGATAACAACGTTGATATACAAGAATTTATGGTAATGCCTGTAGGAGCAGAATCTTTCCGTCACGCACTACAAATGGGTGCTGAAATTTTCCATAGCTTAAAATCTGTTTTGAAAGAAAAAGGATTGAATACAGCTGTGGGTGATGAAGGTGGATTTGCGCCTAACTTAGCTTCCAATGAAGAAGCTATTACCACCATTTTGACTGCGATTGAGAATGCAGGATATAAAGCAGGGGAAGAAATTTTTATTGCTATGGACGCAGCTTCTTCTGAGTTCTTTAATAAAGAAGATGGCAAGTACCACTTAGTAGGAGAAGGGGTTGTAAAATCCTCTGAAGAGATGGTTAATTGGTATACTGAACTATGCGACAAATATCCAATCATTTCAATAGAAGATGGTTTGGATGAAAACGACTGGGCTGGTCATAAATTATTGACAGAACGTTTAGGCGATCGTGTTCAACTTGTTGGTGACGATTTGTTCGTTACCAACACCACGAAACTCTCTAAGGGAATTAAAGAAGGTGTAGGTAACTCAATCTTAATAAAAGTAAATCAAATAGGTACATTAACTGAAACGTTTGATGCGATTGAAATGGCGAAACGCGCTGGCTATACTACAGTGATTTCTCATCGCTCAGGTGAAACTGAAGATGTGACCATTGCAGATATCGCAGTTGCTACAAATGCTGGACAAATCAAAACGGGTGCACCATCTCGTTCTGACCGAGTTGCGAAATACAATCAATTGTTGCGTATTGAAGATCAACTATTTGATACGTCTAAATACTTAGGATTGAAAACATTTTACAACTTAAAAAAATAA
- the gpmI gene encoding 2,3-bisphosphoglycerate-independent phosphoglycerate mutase → MSKLPVALIILDGFALRSEVFGNAVAQAKKPNFDRFWNDYPHSSLIASGKAVGLPEGQMGNSEVGHLNIGAGRIVYQNLTRIHKSIVDTDFYQNTAFMEAIAHVKANGSKLHLMGLLSDGGVHSHYEHLFALLQIAKMHGVEDVFVHGFLDGRDVGPTTALAYIEETERQMSDLGVGKFATISGRYYAMDRDHRWERVEKTYRALVDGVGESATSAVAGVQSSYDNQVADEFVIPFVIEEKGQPIATIDTQDAVIFFNFRPDRAIQLSSVFTNSDCDASFSLSPKHPTDLKFVTFTSYSDQVFASIAYENDNLVNTIGEVLSVNGKTQLRIAETEKYPHVTFFMSGGREQRFPGEERILINSPKVATYDLQPEMSAYEVTDALLDAISSDRFDGILLNFANPDMVGHSGMLEPTIRAIEVVDECLGRIVDALLSKGGTAIITADHGNSDEVLTIKGQPMTAHTTNPVPVIVTKKGIELREDGILADLAPTMLHLLGITPPFEMTGKTLLKTEET, encoded by the coding sequence ATGTCTAAATTACCAGTTGCACTGATTATCTTAGATGGCTTTGCTCTTCGTAGCGAGGTTTTTGGTAATGCAGTGGCGCAAGCGAAAAAACCAAATTTTGATCGCTTTTGGAATGACTATCCTCACTCGTCCTTGATTGCTTCAGGGAAGGCAGTAGGACTTCCTGAAGGACAAATGGGGAATTCGGAAGTTGGACATTTAAATATTGGCGCTGGACGTATCGTTTATCAAAATTTAACACGTATTCATAAATCGATTGTGGATACCGATTTTTACCAAAATACTGCGTTTATGGAAGCCATTGCACATGTAAAAGCAAATGGTTCAAAGCTCCATTTAATGGGTTTGTTATCTGATGGTGGCGTTCATTCACACTACGAGCACTTATTTGCTTTGCTGCAAATAGCGAAAATGCACGGAGTTGAAGATGTATTTGTTCATGGATTTTTAGATGGACGCGATGTTGGTCCAACAACTGCACTTGCATATATCGAAGAAACCGAACGTCAAATGTCTGATCTCGGTGTAGGTAAGTTTGCTACTATAAGTGGACGTTATTATGCAATGGATCGTGATCACAGGTGGGAACGTGTAGAGAAAACGTATCGCGCATTAGTGGACGGTGTAGGCGAATCAGCTACTTCAGCTGTTGCTGGAGTTCAGTCTTCTTATGATAATCAAGTAGCAGATGAATTTGTTATACCGTTTGTCATTGAAGAAAAAGGACAACCAATCGCAACGATTGACACACAAGATGCTGTTATTTTCTTTAATTTCAGACCGGATCGAGCGATTCAATTATCATCTGTTTTTACAAATTCTGATTGCGATGCATCATTCTCACTGAGTCCTAAACATCCAACTGACTTAAAGTTTGTTACGTTTACTTCTTATAGTGACCAAGTTTTTGCATCTATAGCATATGAGAATGACAACTTAGTCAATACGATTGGGGAAGTTCTTTCAGTAAATGGCAAAACACAATTACGAATAGCTGAAACGGAAAAATACCCACATGTTACGTTCTTTATGAGTGGTGGACGAGAACAACGTTTTCCAGGTGAAGAACGAATATTAATTAATTCACCAAAAGTTGCAACGTATGATCTACAACCAGAAATGAGCGCTTATGAAGTGACCGATGCTTTGTTAGATGCTATTTCATCAGATCGTTTTGATGGAATTTTATTGAATTTTGCTAATCCTGATATGGTGGGCCATAGTGGTATGCTTGAGCCAACGATTCGTGCGATTGAAGTGGTTGACGAATGTTTAGGACGTATTGTTGATGCACTATTATCAAAAGGTGGAACAGCTATCATCACGGCAGATCATGGGAATTCAGATGAAGTCTTAACAATCAAAGGTCAACCTATGACTGCTCATACAACTAATCCAGTTCCTGTTATTGTTACAAAAAAAGGAATAGAGCTACGTGAAGATGGCATTTTAGCCGATTTAGCACCAACCATGTTACACTTATTAGGAATTACGCCACCATTTGAAATGACAGGTAAAACATTACTGAAAACTGAGGAGACTTAA
- the smpB gene encoding SsrA-binding protein SmpB — protein MAKGQGKVVAQNKKANHDFYIEDTIEAGIVLQGTEIKSVRKSKVQLKDAFVRIRNNEAWISNMNISHYEQGNRFNHEPLRSRKLLLHKKQINELIGLSKRDGFSIIPIKMYLKDGFAKVLIGMGKGKKTYDKREDLKNKEAKRDMARAFKSRNQE, from the coding sequence ATGGCAAAAGGTCAAGGGAAAGTCGTTGCGCAAAACAAAAAAGCGAATCATGATTTCTATATTGAAGACACGATTGAAGCTGGTATCGTATTGCAAGGTACTGAGATTAAATCTGTAAGAAAAAGTAAAGTTCAATTGAAAGATGCATTTGTGCGAATTCGCAACAATGAAGCCTGGATTTCCAATATGAATATCAGTCATTATGAACAAGGGAATCGTTTTAATCATGAACCTTTACGTTCAAGGAAGCTGTTACTTCACAAGAAGCAAATTAATGAGTTAATCGGTCTTTCCAAAAGAGATGGTTTTTCAATCATTCCAATCAAAATGTATTTAAAAGATGGCTTTGCCAAGGTATTAATTGGTATGGGTAAAGGGAAAAAGACTTACGATAAACGTGAGGATTTAAAAAATAAAGAAGCTAAACGTGATATGGCAAGAGCATTCAAGTCTCGAAACCAAGAATAA